The segment cctcttcctcctccgccGAGGTCGGCTCGGTCCGGCTCTCTGCCGCCTCACCTCTCTGATCCGTCTCATAGCCCTGTCTCTGAGGTAAAAGTCTTAATAGCTCGAGGATCCTGGCTATTGTGTCAGAGGTCTCTGGTTCGAGTTACCGTTGTGAcgaaaactaatattaaatgGTGAAGGTTTCGGTTATGAAGGGATTATGAGATTAAGTCTTATTCCTTTTTTTGATTGGTGAGGAGGTTAAAAGGAATGTGCTTTGATTCTAAGTTCTTGCTGGCGCCATGTGCTGACTGAtcaaaggagagagagagagaaaaactgATTTGGTTTTGCTTAAGAGATCTCATCTATGATTCTGAGGTCTGAATTTTGGTCAAAGTTTGTGAACTTGTTGGCAAACCTCCCTCCATGAGTATTTTATTCATCAATGGGGATTGGggagagtatatatatatatatttttaaagctGCAGCTTCTGATTGATGTTAAGAAGTGGGATTAGAGAAGATTAGAAAACTGTTGATCCCTTAAGAATCTTTTCTCATGTCACATTTAAGTGCTTACGAAAGGGTATGGTTGTTCCTTTATAAGTTGGTGCCGTTTAGTTTTTGCATAATTGAGCAGTTTGACtagttttttttcattcatcATATGGAGGTAGTTGTGGTTGGTTATTAGCGGTTGGTTTATTGGGGAATAATGTAGGCCTAGATTCTCTTATAATTGAGACCTAAGAAAAGatatctacatatatatagtgCTAAATATGGCGATGAACAATGCTGAATCCGGCTTCTTTTAACTTATCTGTTAGGTGATAAGGAAACTGAGAAACtcgttggttttttttttttgtttgtagaGGATGGAAAGATCAGGGACTGGAAGTCGACAGAGAAGAGCATCCTCTACTGTGCAGAAGCTTAAGCTTGGAGATCACAATGTGGGGGCTAGGGATCGTATCAGCAATGCTAGCTTCATGGATGTAAGttgattttccttttttcacTTTTTGGGTTGTGTCTTTGAGCATTATAGGGAAAGCTTTCTATCTATAGCTTTCATTCATTGAGCATACTTGTGATTGAGCTGTTCGTATCATATGATTGTGGATGAAAGTGCATGATTGAGTTGTTAGTTGTTAACTACAATTATAGCTTTTCTTTCAGTTTAGAAGCATATAATGTATAGTTTTGTCATGCACATATACATTACATAGTGAGGCAAATAAGAAACAAAGAGGTACTGAATCCATATGCTTTTCCTGATTTGCAGATTGAGACAAGATCACGGGCGGAGACACCGACTGGGTCGTCAACTCTTGGAGTCAAAACACGTTTGAAGGATTGTAGTAACGCTCTCACAACATCAAAAGAGCTTCTCAAAATCATTAACAGAATGTGGGGTCAAGAAGACCGCCCATCTTCCAGCATGTCCCTCGTCTCTGCTCTTCACTCTGAGCTCGAGAGAGCTCGCTTACAGGTCAACGAGGTTATCCGCGAACACAAACCGGAACACAACGACGTTACCTACTTGATGAAACGTTTCGCTGAAGAGAAAGCAGCGTGGAAAAGCCACGAGCAGGAAGTAGTCGAGGCCGCGATAGAATCCGTCGCTGGCGAGCTCGAAGTGGAGAGGAAACTGAGGAGAAGGTTCGAGAGCTTGAACAAGAAACTAGGCAAAGAACTATCCGACACAAAAGCAGCTCTGATGAAAGCGGTGAAGGAGATAGAGAACGAGAAGCGAGCGAGGGTGATGGTCGAGAAAGTCTGCGACGAGCTAGCGAGAGACATCAGCGAAGACAAAGCCGAAGTGGAAGAGCTGAAGAGAGAGTCTTTCAAAGTCAAAGAAGAAGTCGAGAAGGAGAGGGAGATGCTGCAGTTAGCCGATGCGTTGCGCGAGGAGAGAGTGCAGATGAAACTCTCGGAGGCTAAGCACCAGCTCGAGGAGAAAAACGCAGCTGTTGATAAGCTAAGGAACCAGCTCCAAACCTACCTCAAAGCTAAAAGATGCAAAGAGAAGACCCTTGAACCACCTCAGACTGAAGAGTACctgaaccaccaccaccacatgGGTTTCGGTTCGTATAACATCGAAGATGGAGAAGTTGAGGACGAAAACGAAGAAGAATCAGCCGAAAGCGATCTTCATTCAATAGAACTCAACATGGAGAACAAGAGCTATAAATGGCCTTATGGAGAAGAGAACAGAGTAGGGAGAAAGTCAACGCCAAGTAAAAGTCTTTCTTTACAGAGAAGCATATCGGATTGTGTTGATTGGGTTGTACAGAGCGAGAAGCTTCAAAAAAGTGGAGATGGAGGACTGGACTGGGGAAGATCTGTTGAGGCTGAGCCTAAAGGTTACTTGGATGAAACGCAAGCTTATAAACCGAGCAAGGCTTCTTCAAAAGATCATCTCCTCTCGGGTCCAAGACTAAGTAACTTCCGTGGTGGATCTGTTTTGAAGTCGCGGTTGTCGGATGCAGCCAAAGGTGAGAACCAGAATGCTAGAAAATCAAGATGGTAATGAGGTAAAAAAGGCAGTAAATGTATTCACATTTTGGGAGCAGAGATCTGTAGAATCTAAAGACTTTTACATGTACTAGTGATCTACATTGTCTCTTGTACCCGCTCGTTTTGTCAAGAGTGATTTTCTTAtgtaagttgacaaaaaaaaactttattaaaGTTTTGGACTGAAAATGATCCAAAATATGTAAGAGCTTGCAGAATCGGTCTGAGAACACAACCCCTTTCTTTTACCACGCCGTCTCTTTGCAGAATCTGTAATAATAACGCAGTTAGTTATGGGCTGGGCTTCTAGTTTTGGGCTTTACTACTGATATCTTGTTTCTTAAAAAAGTTTGAATTAGGCTCTTTATCTTCCACacttttataaatcttttgGACCTCCTCCAAATGAAGTGGTCCAGTTGTGTTTGCCTTTGATCAAAACATTGTTGCAGATATTAACGTTTTAACTACGATTGGCCTGATCTTGTTTTTTACTTATTGGACTATATAGTTTATGAATCACACCTGAAAACTCTGGTGTCATTGGAAATTTTAACAGGCCCATAAtttgttgtgtgtttctttttttaatcgcttaattttattatatccaATTCATAACATGTtataggcctgggcgttcggtgGCCCGTTCGGTATCGGTCTGGATGATTCGAATTTTTAGATTTTCGGGGTTATACTTAGAAGTACCATTCGGTATTTACTAATTATCTGATCAGATTCGATTCGGTTCCttccgggttcggttcggattggATGTAACCAATATTTAAAATCGttcacaaatatattttttaaacctcAAAAAGTgacaaatttttgtttcaaaatatataaattatttacaaatctaattaaatattagttaagCTAACTAAATTagctaaaaataattcaaaataacaaataaaacaaactacaaaTATTGTGAATaatcaaaaatatctaaatcaccttaaaatatatcaaaacattaacatatttaactaatttcagATATTTTCGGATCCTAATTTGGATTTCGGATCGGTTCAGATTATAACCAAACACCAAAGTACTAAGCTCATAAgtcccgttcggatatttttgtataacagTTCGGATTTGGTTTCGGTTTTTCCGATTCGGGTATAGGCAGGTACTTCGGGTTGAGGTAAAAACGCACAGACCTAACATGTTACATCACATAAAAACAATGACAAAACGATAAAGAGAAACGAATGGTAGATCCACACCAAAAACTAGCAAGAACAAACATCATAGATGCCACATTAGTTTGATACCAAACCAGTCTTGTTTCAGAATAAGGTAGATTAGATGTTCCCGTTCCCACAATAGCAGATAGACTTCTAATACTTTTGGTGAAAACATAACAATAATTTTCATCGTCTAGAtaagtcttcttcttcactgcCTTTATCAAATTTGTCGAGAATTAGTTTCGACTAAAGCTACTAAGCTATCGTACAAACTTGAAATGCAGAGTAAAA is part of the Raphanus sativus cultivar WK10039 chromosome 5, ASM80110v3, whole genome shotgun sequence genome and harbors:
- the LOC108805194 gene encoding uncharacterized protein At5g41620: MPRQNQTVENLLLLGKIRKRGCSSPTSSTSSVLREGYRFKRAILVGKRGGSTTPVPTWRLMGRSPSPAAAASPGHAPSSQCGSKTGKLPAAPVSARKLAATLWEMNEMPSSREEAAAAPPTSRKGRKERIPPQLPLPPPPRSARSGSLPPHLSDPSHSPVSERMERSGTGSRQRRASSTVQKLKLGDHNVGARDRISNASFMDIETRSRAETPTGSSTLGVKTRLKDCSNALTTSKELLKIINRMWGQEDRPSSSMSLVSALHSELERARLQVNEVIREHKPEHNDVTYLMKRFAEEKAAWKSHEQEVVEAAIESVAGELEVERKLRRRFESLNKKLGKELSDTKAALMKAVKEIENEKRARVMVEKVCDELARDISEDKAEVEELKRESFKVKEEVEKEREMLQLADALREERVQMKLSEAKHQLEEKNAAVDKLRNQLQTYLKAKRCKEKTLEPPQTEEYLNHHHHMGFGSYNIEDGEVEDENEEESAESDLHSIELNMENKSYKWPYGEENRVGRKSTPSKSLSLQRSISDCVDWVVQSEKLQKSGDGGLDWGRSVEAEPKGYLDETQAYKPSKASSKDHLLSGPRLSNFRGGSVLKSRLSDAAKGENQNARKSRW